The stretch of DNA CAATTTGCATTACCATTTATACACGAGAAAAGCAAATTTCAGGCACCGTGACGCACAGCAATTACTCAAAGAATATTGTGCAAGTGTAGAAGGTATCCTAAAAAAATATCCATATCAATGGTTTAATTATTTCGATTTTTGGAAATCTACCCGATAATAGTTTGGTATGAAAAAAGTATTGGTTATTTATTATTCGCAATCGGGGCAATTGAAAGATATAGCCAATTCGATAGCACAACCTCTGGTAAATGATACAACCATTGAAGTAGATTTTTATCCTATCAAGATGAGAAAAGACTTTCCTTTTCCGTGGGATAAAGAAAGTTTTTTTGGAGTTTTTCCCGATTCATTTGGGCAAATACCGCATGAGATTTTAGCACCTCCTACCGAAATTCTTCATCAGAAATATGATCTTATTTTATTGCATTATCAGGTTTGGTATTTATCTCCTTCTATTCCAGTTAATTCTTTCCTACAATCCATATACGCAGAACAACTTCTAAAAAACACAAAGGTGATTACCGTAAGTGGTAGCCGAAATATGTGGGTATATGCACAAGAGAAAATGAAGAAAATTCTTCTAGCCCAAAAAGCACATTTGGTAGGAAATATCGCCCTTACGGATAGAAATATAAATTTAATCAGTGTAGTTACCGTAGTCGATTGGATGTTTACTGGTCTTAAAAGAAAAGCATACGGAGTTTTTCCTTTGCCCGGTGTTAGCAAAAAAGAAATTTACCAAGCCCGAAAGTTTGGCGAAATAATCCGGAATGCTTTGCAGAATGACAATTTAAATGAAATACAAACCAAATTAGTTGCAGCAGGTGCCGTAGAAATTAGATGGTTTTTGGTATCAATGGATAAAAAAGCTAATCGGTTGTTTGCTGTTTGGATAAAGATTTTTAGAGCAAATCCTACTAAGAAATCCCTTCTAATCAAACTCTTTAATATATATTTGTTGATAGTGATTTGGTTCGTATCCCCGATCGTACATCTCATAGAAACGCTTTTCTATCCATTTTTTATTGGCAAGAAAAGACAACAAAAAAAATATTATCAAGGAATCAATCTATCAGAATGTTGAACAATGTCTATATAACACGTAGCGCAAAATTTCTACCTAATAAAGCAATTTCCAATGATGAAATGGAAGATTATTTAGGGCAAATTAATCAACTTCCCTCCAAAGCAAGAAGAGTTGTTTTGAGAAATAATGGTATAATAAAAAGATATTATGTAGTCGATAAACAACAAAATATACACTACACAAATGCAGAACTAACCGCTAAAGCAATAGGAAAATTGTTTGATGATCAGGTGGTTATGCAAGATGTGCAGGTTTTGTCTGTTGGTACATCCACGCCAGATCAGTTGTTGCCATCTCACGCATCGATGGTGCATGGATTACTAAAAAATCCTTCGGTAGAATTAAACTCTTCTAGCGGCATTTGTTGTTCTGGGATGAATGCTCTGAAATTTGCTTATCTATCTGTTTTGTCTGGCACGGCCAAAAATGCAGTAAGTTCTGGATCAGAATGTGTTTCTCCATGGATGTTGAGTAAACGATTCGATCAAGAGATAGAAAACATAAAAGAACTTGATCAACAACCGATTATAGCTTTTCGTAAAGAATTTTTACGCTGGATGCTATCCGATGGAGCAGCTGCTTTTTTATTACAAAATAAACCCAATGAAAACGCTATTTCATTGAAAATAGAGTGGATGCAATCGTATTCTTATGCGCACGAAACAGAAGCTTGTATGTATGCGGGTGCAGAAAAAAACGAGGAAGGTGAATTGGTTCCATGGCAAAATTATTCTAATGAAGATTGGCTGAAAAAATCCATATTTAGTATCAAGCAAGATGTAAAAGTTTTAGATGAATTTATCCTAGTAAAAGGCGTTGAGAGTATGTTAGATGCTCTAAGAAAGCATCAGATTTCGGTAGACGATATCGATTATTTTTTACCACATATTTCATCAATGTATTTTAAGGATAAATTATACGATAGTTTCAAAAATGCCAATTTCGAGATACCATTCGATAAATGGTTTATTAATTTGGATAAAGTAGGGAATGTAGGAGCTGCATCGATTTATTTGATGGTCGAAGAACTCATGAATTCAGGGAAGTTGAAAATTGGGGATAAAATATTATTATCTGTACCAGAAAGTGGACGATTTTCTTACGCTTATGCTTATCTTACCGTTGTTTAATTAAAATATTTTTTTATGAATTTGCCCATCTGCAATGCAGAAATCATCAAAACATTTATCCCTCATCGTGAACCTATAATTATGGTAGATGTTTTGTACAAATATGCAGAAAAACAAGTTGTGGGAGGGTTGACCGTTGAAGAAAACAATCTTTTCTATAAAAATGGACATCTTGCAGAACCAGGCCTCATAGAGCATATGGCACAAACAGTAGCACTGCATACAGGTTACCAATACTATCTGATTGGTCAACCAGCTCCGACGGGTTATATTGGTACGATAAAAAATTTACATATCAATCGATTGCCAAAAGTCAAAGAAAAAATTGTAACAGAAGTAGAAATTCTACAAGAAGTAATGGGGGTTTCTTTGGTGAAGATTACATCAAATATCAACCAAGAATGCATAGCAATAGGAGAAATGAAAACCGTTTTAGCTCCTCTATAAATGAGCAACAGTCCGATACAAGAAGTTTCGCTTTTCTTGCCGCATAAAAAACCAATGTTATTGGTCGATCGAATTATTCGTTTAGATTTGGTTTCGGTAGAAACTGAATTTTATATTAGCGAGGATAATTTTTTTGTAGACGAAAACCACTTGTTAGAAACCGCCTTGATAGAACATTCTGCTCAAAGTTGTTCATGTGTTTTGGGACAAGAATATTATCAAAAAAAATACGGAATACAACCGAAAAGTTTTGGTTACATCAGTGCAATAAGAACATTTGTTGTTTATCAAATCCCAACCAAAAACCAAACTTTACACACCTCGGCAGAGATGATTTCTAAAACTTTGCTCAATGATTTTATTCTCTGTTCGCTGAAAGTTGCCTCGTATACAAAAGGTAATCTATGTT from Weeksella virosa DSM 16922 encodes:
- a CDS encoding beta-hydroxyacyl-ACP dehydratase, whose amino-acid sequence is MSNSPIQEVSLFLPHKKPMLLVDRIIRLDLVSVETEFYISEDNFFVDENHLLETALIEHSAQSCSCVLGQEYYQKKYGIQPKSFGYISAIRTFVVYQIPTKNQTLHTSAEMISKTLLNDFILCSLKVASYTKGNLCSEGQINLIIQL
- a CDS encoding beta-ketoacyl-ACP synthase III, which encodes MNNVYITRSAKFLPNKAISNDEMEDYLGQINQLPSKARRVVLRNNGIIKRYYVVDKQQNIHYTNAELTAKAIGKLFDDQVVMQDVQVLSVGTSTPDQLLPSHASMVHGLLKNPSVELNSSSGICCSGMNALKFAYLSVLSGTAKNAVSSGSECVSPWMLSKRFDQEIENIKELDQQPIIAFRKEFLRWMLSDGAAAFLLQNKPNENAISLKIEWMQSYSYAHETEACMYAGAEKNEEGELVPWQNYSNEDWLKKSIFSIKQDVKVLDEFILVKGVESMLDALRKHQISVDDIDYFLPHISSMYFKDKLYDSFKNANFEIPFDKWFINLDKVGNVGAASIYLMVEELMNSGKLKIGDKILLSVPESGRFSYAYAYLTVV